In Arthrobacter citreus, a single genomic region encodes these proteins:
- a CDS encoding amino acid ABC transporter ATP-binding protein, giving the protein MLKVNNLTKQFNKQTVLNEVSFVVNKGEIVTLLGQSGAGKTTILRCINGLESFDGGSIEIDGQIIKSKKDLLKVRKNIGLVFQNYNLFPHKTVIENIIEAPMLALGLNKEEASKSAMNLLEQVGLSEKANSYPNELSGGQQQRVAIARACALQPKILCFDEPTSALDPELTNGIAEIMKNLAKNGMSILVITHDMEFAKNVSTRTLLVKEGKVLESA; this is encoded by the coding sequence ATGTTAAAAGTAAATAACTTAACAAAACAGTTTAATAAACAAACAGTATTAAATGAAGTCTCTTTTGTAGTCAATAAAGGAGAAATTGTTACCCTTTTAGGACAATCTGGAGCCGGAAAAACAACTATTCTACGTTGCATTAATGGCTTGGAAAGTTTCGATGGTGGATCAATTGAAATAGATGGTCAGATCATTAAATCTAAAAAGGATCTTTTAAAAGTACGAAAAAACATCGGTCTCGTTTTTCAAAACTATAATTTATTCCCTCACAAAACAGTAATTGAAAACATTATTGAAGCGCCAATGCTTGCATTAGGGTTGAATAAAGAAGAAGCTTCAAAAAGTGCTATGAATTTATTAGAACAAGTTGGTTTAAGCGAAAAAGCAAATTCGTATCCTAACGAGCTATCAGGTGGTCAACAACAACGTGTAGCCATTGCTAGAGCATGTGCACTGCAACCAAAAATTCTTTGCTTCGATGAACCTACTTCAGCTTTAGATCCTGAACTAACGAACGGCATTGCTGAAATTATGAAAAATTTAGCAAAAAACGGAATGAGTATACTAGTCATTACTCATGATATGGAATTTGCAAAGAATGTCTCGACTCGCACTCTTCTTGTAAAGGAAGGTAAGGTTTTAGAAAGTGCCTAA
- a CDS encoding amino acid ABC transporter permease yields MEQITSLLPSMLDGLTVTLEVFLITLALSIPLGIVIALGRLSNITAIKSIVSSYILLMRGTPLLLQIIFIFFGLPLIGIVFDRFTTVIIAFTLNYAAYFGEIFRAGIQSVDKGQYEAAEVLGLSRSQTFKRIILPQMTKKVLPPVSNEVITLIKDSALVYVVGLDDMLRVAKIASNTSASLLPLVFVGIIYLLLTAVLTTLFKSLENRYSYYK; encoded by the coding sequence ATGGAACAAATTACATCTTTATTACCTTCCATGCTTGATGGATTAACAGTAACGCTAGAGGTTTTCTTAATTACTCTGGCGTTATCAATCCCACTTGGAATCGTTATAGCACTTGGAAGACTTTCTAATATAACAGCAATTAAATCAATAGTAAGTTCTTATATACTTTTAATGCGTGGCACACCTCTACTTTTACAAATAATCTTTATTTTTTTTGGTTTACCATTAATAGGAATTGTATTTGACCGCTTTACAACAGTTATTATCGCATTTACATTAAATTATGCCGCATATTTTGGTGAAATTTTCAGAGCCGGCATTCAATCGGTTGATAAAGGGCAATATGAAGCAGCTGAGGTTCTAGGCTTAAGTCGCAGTCAAACATTTAAACGAATTATTCTACCTCAAATGACAAAAAAAGTACTACCTCCTGTTTCGAACGAGGTAATTACGCTAATTAAAGATTCGGCTCTTGTATATGTAGTTGGACTTGACGATATGCTTCGAGTAGCAAAAATCGCTTCTAATACTAGTGCGTCGCTACTCCCTCTTGTTTTCGTTGGTATCATCTATCTACTATTAACAGCAGTATTAACTACATTATTTAAAAGTTTAGAAAATCGATATTCATATTATAAATAA
- a CDS encoding amino acid ABC transporter substrate-binding protein, giving the protein MSAIIMCMISILVVTGCGKEKRNANEVVVGLDDTFVPMGFKDDKGKVVGFDIDLANEVFKREKMTVTFQPIDWSMKETELKSGNIDAIWNGYSITPEREKKVDFSSPYLKNRQVIITLANSKIKTKADLKGKNVGIQEGSSSLDAVNKDEKLVKSFNGSKPVLYENNNQALMDLESKRVDVVVADETLARYYMNKRGQDKYKILNDNFGEEEYGIGVRKDDDALLKKINKEIDAMKKDGTYDKIYKKWFGTLK; this is encoded by the coding sequence ATGTCAGCAATTATCATGTGTATGATTTCAATATTAGTTGTAACGGGTTGTGGAAAAGAGAAACGAAATGCGAACGAAGTAGTTGTTGGTTTAGACGATACTTTTGTTCCAATGGGTTTTAAAGATGATAAAGGAAAGGTCGTTGGTTTTGATATCGATTTAGCAAATGAAGTGTTTAAACGTGAAAAGATGACAGTAACTTTCCAACCAATTGATTGGTCAATGAAAGAGACTGAATTAAAGTCTGGTAATATCGACGCAATTTGGAATGGTTATTCAATTACACCAGAGCGTGAGAAAAAAGTTGATTTCTCAAGTCCTTATTTAAAAAATAGACAAGTTATTATCACACTTGCAAATTCAAAAATAAAAACAAAAGCAGATTTAAAAGGTAAAAATGTTGGTATTCAAGAAGGATCAAGTTCTTTAGATGCAGTTAATAAAGATGAAAAATTAGTAAAATCTTTCAATGGTAGCAAACCAGTATTATACGAAAATAACAACCAGGCTTTAATGGACTTAGAATCTAAACGTGTTGATGTAGTTGTCGCAGATGAAACATTAGCTCGTTACTATATGAATAAAAGAGGCCAAGACAAATACAAAATTTTAAACGATAACTTTGGTGAAGAAGAATATGGAATAGGCGTTAGAAAAGACGATGATGCTTTACTTAAAAAAATTAACAAAGAAATTGATGCAATGAAAAAAGATGGCACTTACGACAAAATTTATAAAAAATGGTTCGGTACATTGAAATAA
- a CDS encoding radical SAM protein — MRKFKKVYIEITNICNLKCNFCPSPTLERPLKFLDEKAFAHVVNSVKPYTDHIYFHLMGEPFLNTKLGRFLDISHENGLKVNITTNGTLINKVKDLLIDSKGLRQINFSLHSFEANDLTKDLHDYVENITNFINEANEKSDMICAIRLWNMDSAELQASNSLNIDILRLLEEKLNLDFSLSERLQETHNIKLRDKIYLNMAEKFQWPDMGNDIIDEEVFCYGLRDQIGVLVDGTVVPCCLDSEGKIPLGNLYETSLEDILNSERARAIYDGFSRRCAVEELCKRCGYAKRHKK, encoded by the coding sequence ATGAGAAAATTTAAGAAAGTTTATATAGAAATTACAAATATTTGTAATTTGAAGTGTAATTTTTGTCCGAGCCCAACGCTAGAGAGGCCGTTGAAGTTTTTGGATGAGAAGGCATTTGCTCATGTTGTAAATTCGGTAAAACCTTATACGGATCATATTTATTTTCATTTGATGGGTGAGCCATTTTTAAATACAAAGCTTGGTAGATTTTTGGACATTAGTCATGAAAATGGTTTGAAGGTTAATATTACAACGAACGGTACGTTAATTAATAAAGTAAAGGATTTGTTAATTGACTCAAAAGGTTTAAGACAAATCAACTTTTCACTTCACAGTTTTGAAGCGAATGATTTAACGAAGGATTTGCATGATTACGTTGAAAATATTACGAATTTCATAAATGAAGCGAATGAAAAAAGCGATATGATTTGTGCGATTAGGCTTTGGAATATGGATAGTGCAGAGTTACAAGCAAGTAACTCGTTAAATATTGATATATTAAGATTACTTGAGGAAAAACTAAATTTAGATTTTTCTTTAAGTGAAAGGCTGCAAGAAACGCATAATATTAAACTGCGCGATAAAATTTATTTAAATATGGCAGAAAAGTTTCAATGGCCAGACATGGGAAATGACATTATCGATGAGGAAGTATTCTGCTATGGTTTAAGGGATCAAATCGGAGTACTAGTTGATGGTACTGTTGTACCGTGTTGTTTAGATAGTGAAGGTAAAATTCCTTTAGGGAACTTATATGAGACATCATTAGAAGATATTTTAAATTCTGAACGTGCTAGAGCGATTTATGATGGGTTCTCAAGACGATGTGCAGTGGAAGAATTATGCAAAAGATGTGGGTACGCAAAACGACATAAAAAGTAA
- a CDS encoding acetate uptake transporter, which yields MKDVQQIKITTADPSAIGLFGLAMVTLVASTQKLGITDGVSLILPWAIFLGAIAQLFASIQDFKHNNVFGATAFAGYAFFWLAVGTTWLIQLGVFGEALMKAADVKQLGFAFVGYLIFSIFMTIGAMETHKVLFIIFVLIDCLFIGLSLSTLGFMEEATHTFAAYSELGIAIMSFYGSAAAVLNSHFGREFLPVGKPFGIFKAK from the coding sequence ATGAAAGACGTACAACAAATTAAAATTACTACTGCGGATCCATCTGCAATTGGTTTATTTGGCTTAGCGATGGTAACGCTTGTTGCCTCAACACAAAAGTTAGGAATTACTGACGGTGTTTCATTAATTTTACCTTGGGCTATATTTTTAGGTGCAATTGCACAATTATTTGCGAGTATCCAGGATTTCAAACATAATAATGTTTTTGGTGCAACTGCATTTGCCGGCTATGCTTTCTTCTGGTTAGCTGTTGGTACTACTTGGTTAATTCAATTAGGCGTGTTTGGGGAAGCATTAATGAAAGCAGCAGATGTAAAACAACTTGGTTTTGCTTTTGTAGGATATTTAATCTTTTCAATCTTTATGACAATCGGAGCAATGGAAACACATAAAGTTTTATTTATTATTTTTGTATTAATTGATTGTCTATTTATCGGTTTATCACTTAGCACTCTTGGATTTATGGAAGAAGCTACACATACATTTGCAGCATATAGTGAATTAGGAATTGCAATTATGTCATTTTATGGATCAGCTGCAGCTGTTTTAAATAGTCACTTTGGAAGAGAATTTTTACCAGTAGGGAAACCATTTGGTATTTTTAAAGCAAAATAA
- a CDS encoding FMN-dependent NADH-azoreductase, translated as MTTLLYITAHPHDKSTSYSMAVGDAFIESYKEAHPNDQVVHIDLYKETIPHIDAEVFSGWGKLQTGGAFDTLSSGEQSKVGRLNELVTQFAEADKYVFVTPLWNFLFPPIMKNYIDAICVAGKTFKYTANGPQGLLGDKKALHIQARGGVYSEGPAAGLEMGHRYIGTIMSFLGVQDFNGIFVEGQNQFADRAQEIKEQAIQKAKEAAKDF; from the coding sequence TTGACAACACTATTGTATATCACAGCGCATCCTCACGATAAGTCTACTTCATATAGTATGGCAGTCGGTGATGCGTTTATTGAGAGCTATAAAGAGGCGCATCCTAATGACCAGGTTGTACATATTGACCTTTATAAGGAAACGATTCCTCATATTGATGCTGAAGTTTTTTCAGGGTGGGGGAAACTTCAAACTGGAGGGGCATTTGACACACTATCTTCAGGTGAGCAATCAAAAGTTGGTAGATTAAATGAGCTTGTAACTCAATTTGCTGAAGCTGATAAATATGTTTTCGTAACACCGTTATGGAACTTTTTATTTCCTCCAATTATGAAAAACTATATTGATGCGATTTGTGTTGCTGGTAAAACGTTTAAGTATACTGCAAATGGACCACAAGGATTATTAGGTGATAAAAAAGCTTTACATATTCAGGCGCGCGGCGGTGTTTATTCGGAGGGGCCAGCAGCAGGTCTTGAAATGGGACATCGCTATATTGGCACAATCATGAGCTTCTTAGGTGTACAAGATTTTAATGGTATCTTTGTAGAAGGTCAAAATCAGTTCGCAGATCGTGCTCAAGAAATTAAAGAACAAGCAATCCAAAAAGCTAAGGAAGCTGCGAAGGATTTTTAA
- a CDS encoding HAMP domain-containing histidine kinase gives MKNTEYYNNRSRRIYIYFMASLTSLLLVGITLSPLTFKDHPIELLTQVFLMFVVIFALFYFVKKDNTFSKVLFTTIASLYVYIKFWTYPDTSTMYSFVAIIPIFTIFLYNRIAFYIGWILNILVGPTFVLLISFTELKEQYSYIALDPVGNILEFLSIQLILLFVFLQTETKVIALEANYKEIQQAKQLNSIGQLAATIAHEIRNPITVVKGFAQLFQKSKTILPDEKYYVDTMLKELEYAQIIINDYLSLAKPQTDTILVTEVNKEILNVTDLLASMANSQSIGFQLNLNEMLYTKINPIEFKQVLVNMMKNAIESMHCAGYITINLLQENEFALIEIIDTGIGMSQETIEKLGTPFYSLKERGTGIGLTVCFNIIEKFKGKIKISSKENVGTTFRIYLPIWKKEDE, from the coding sequence ATGAAAAATACGGAGTACTACAATAATAGAAGCCGACGAATTTATATTTATTTCATGGCTTCACTTACTTCTTTATTACTAGTAGGTATTACACTTTCTCCTTTAACTTTTAAGGACCATCCAATCGAACTTCTTACCCAAGTATTCTTAATGTTCGTAGTCATTTTTGCACTATTTTATTTCGTTAAAAAAGATAACACATTTTCAAAAGTATTATTTACGACTATTGCTTCACTATATGTTTATATTAAATTTTGGACATACCCAGACACATCAACAATGTATAGTTTTGTAGCCATTATCCCTATCTTTACAATCTTTTTATATAACCGAATAGCATTTTACATAGGTTGGATCTTAAACATACTAGTTGGACCTACTTTTGTATTATTAATCTCATTTACTGAACTCAAAGAACAATATTCATATATAGCATTAGACCCTGTTGGTAATATACTAGAATTTCTTTCCATTCAATTAATACTCTTATTTGTATTTTTACAAACAGAAACAAAAGTCATCGCCTTAGAAGCAAACTATAAAGAAATACAGCAAGCAAAACAATTAAATTCAATCGGCCAACTAGCTGCAACAATTGCACACGAAATTCGCAACCCAATTACCGTCGTAAAAGGATTTGCACAACTTTTTCAAAAATCAAAAACAATCCTACCAGACGAAAAATACTATGTCGATACAATGTTGAAAGAATTAGAGTACGCCCAAATAATAATTAACGATTATTTATCACTAGCAAAACCCCAAACAGACACAATTCTAGTCACTGAAGTAAACAAAGAAATTCTAAACGTAACTGACTTATTAGCCTCAATGGCAAATAGTCAAAGTATTGGCTTTCAATTAAACTTAAACGAAATGCTTTACACAAAAATTAATCCAATTGAATTTAAACAAGTTCTCGTTAACATGATGAAAAACGCAATCGAATCAATGCATTGTGCCGGTTATATTACGATCAACCTTTTGCAAGAAAATGAATTTGCTCTTATTGAAATCATAGATACAGGAATTGGTATGTCTCAAGAAACAATCGAAAAACTTGGCACCCCTTTTTATTCACTAAAAGAAAGAGGTACAGGCATCGGCTTAACCGTCTGCTTTAATATAATTGAAAAATTCAAAGGCAAAATTAAAATAAGCAGTAAAGAAAATGTAGGAACAACATTTCGGATTTATTTACCGATATGGAAGAAGGAAGATGAATAA
- a CDS encoding metallophosphoesterase — protein MNKRILLNITFVLIFFLIINFFIGINGWIYINTLFSKWTNPTIKLIYWIVFGIFTFAYILSRVLKRKIPNSFFKPLHKIGAYWLAIFYYLIFLIIAADLVGVILRALTPLKTNVITLILGTIVVISIILLITIGRRNAVNTEIVHYDINVDKSNDKYKQLSIVLVSDLHLSTLVTNKRLEFLVDKINKISPDLVLIAGDIIDEDITPFVEENMIETLKKLKPRIGTYAVPGNHDYYGGHLDLLVEHLKDAGIHILLDEKELVENNFYIVGRKDLASKKRLELNELLEGIDHTKPIILLDHQPYHLEAPTQLGVDLQVSGHTHRGQFKPNHLITRRLYEVDWGYLQKEQSHFVVSSGFGTWGPPIRTGNPSEIVTINVSFTN, from the coding sequence ATGAATAAAAGAATCTTATTAAATATTACTTTCGTTTTGATTTTCTTTTTAATAATTAATTTTTTCATAGGCATTAACGGATGGATCTATATCAATACTTTATTTAGTAAATGGACGAATCCAACGATAAAATTAATTTATTGGATTGTATTTGGGATATTTACTTTTGCTTATATCCTATCAAGAGTTCTTAAAAGAAAAATCCCTAATTCATTCTTTAAACCGTTACATAAAATTGGCGCGTATTGGTTAGCCATTTTTTATTATTTAATCTTTTTGATTATCGCAGCAGATTTAGTTGGCGTAATTTTAAGAGCCCTAACTCCTTTAAAAACGAATGTGATAACTTTAATCCTTGGAACGATTGTAGTTATAAGTATCATTTTATTGATTACTATCGGAAGAAGAAACGCTGTCAACACAGAAATTGTTCATTATGATATAAATGTTGATAAATCTAATGATAAATATAAACAGTTATCAATTGTATTAGTCTCAGATTTACATTTAAGTACACTTGTCACGAATAAAAGACTAGAGTTTCTTGTTGATAAAATTAATAAAATTTCACCTGATTTAGTTTTAATTGCTGGAGACATTATCGATGAGGATATAACTCCTTTTGTTGAAGAAAACATGATCGAAACTTTAAAAAAATTAAAACCGAGAATTGGAACATATGCTGTACCTGGAAATCATGATTATTATGGCGGGCATTTAGATTTACTAGTTGAGCATTTAAAGGATGCTGGCATTCATATTTTATTGGATGAGAAAGAGCTTGTTGAAAATAACTTTTATATCGTCGGTCGTAAAGACCTCGCAAGTAAAAAGCGTTTAGAATTAAACGAATTACTCGAAGGAATTGATCATACTAAGCCAATCATTTTACTTGATCACCAGCCCTATCACCTAGAAGCCCCAACTCAATTGGGTGTCGATTTACAAGTTTCAGGTCACACACATCGCGGCCAGTTTAAGCCAAATCACTTAATTACGCGCAGACTTTATGAAGTAGATTGGGGATATTTACAAAAAGAACAATCACACTTTGTCGTTTCTTCTGGATTCGGAACTTGGGGGCCACCAATAAGAACAGGTAATCCTTCAGAAATTGTTACGATTAATGTTTCTTTTACTAATTAA
- a CDS encoding two-component sensor histidine kinase → MLIEKLLLHVLIILSPILIYSIIYERHGYKDKIYLFGMFQAVAGFFCMAFPYPAYGLFWDLRYIPLTLAFLYCGYRWGIVTFLAILLGRFILGGDAIIFGVISITLSSLGALILFKWFWRFKPKQRIIATALISLWPAVVQLGILFTYLIVNNISFKSDYRLFGLVLIFIVIELIAITLGAKLIETLIENKILHKEIQRAEKLNTLSEMAASIAHEVRNPLTVVKGFLQLMQESKDNQSMEYLPLVLSELGRAEGIINDYLNFAKPQFDKVETFNLKQCVSDVVTLLVPLALKQNVKLKGDIEAETFINTDKNQFKQALINLIKNAIEATSSGGYVHTKLCEEKDKTVITIRDNGKGMTKEQLSRIGTLFYSTKEKGTGVGTTVSVRIIEAMHGTISFESSVDEGTKVTIKLPKVENKVND, encoded by the coding sequence GTGTTAATCGAAAAACTTTTACTGCATGTTTTAATCATATTAAGTCCGATATTAATCTACAGTATTATTTATGAAAGACATGGCTATAAGGATAAAATTTATCTATTTGGCATGTTCCAAGCTGTAGCAGGCTTTTTTTGTATGGCCTTTCCGTATCCAGCATATGGATTATTTTGGGACTTAAGATATATCCCTTTAACGCTTGCTTTTCTTTATTGCGGTTATCGCTGGGGTATTGTAACTTTTTTAGCGATTTTATTAGGTAGATTTATTTTAGGCGGAGACGCAATCATATTTGGTGTGATTAGTATTACCCTATCCTCACTAGGGGCATTGATTTTATTTAAATGGTTTTGGAGATTTAAGCCTAAACAAAGAATAATTGCAACAGCTTTAATTAGTTTATGGCCTGCTGTAGTTCAACTAGGGATATTATTCACTTATTTAATTGTAAATAATATTAGTTTTAAAAGCGATTACAGACTTTTCGGTTTAGTTCTCATTTTTATTGTGATCGAGTTAATCGCCATTACTTTAGGAGCAAAACTAATTGAGACGTTAATTGAGAATAAAATATTACACAAAGAAATCCAAAGGGCAGAAAAGCTTAATACTTTAAGTGAAATGGCAGCCTCGATTGCACATGAAGTACGAAATCCACTTACGGTTGTTAAAGGTTTTCTGCAATTAATGCAAGAGAGTAAAGATAACCAGTCGATGGAATATTTACCTTTAGTATTGAGCGAATTAGGTAGAGCGGAAGGGATTATTAATGATTATTTAAACTTTGCCAAGCCGCAATTTGATAAAGTAGAAACGTTCAATTTAAAACAATGCGTTTCAGATGTAGTCACCTTATTAGTACCTTTAGCATTAAAGCAAAATGTTAAGTTAAAGGGCGATATCGAGGCAGAAACATTCATCAATACAGATAAAAATCAATTTAAACAAGCTTTAATAAACTTAATCAAAAACGCGATTGAGGCAACTAGCTCCGGTGGATATGTACATACAAAACTATGCGAAGAAAAAGATAAAACTGTCATCACGATCAGAGATAATGGAAAAGGTATGACAAAAGAACAACTTTCACGCATTGGTACACTCTTCTATTCAACGAAAGAAAAGGGAACTGGAGTTGGAACAACGGTTTCTGTCCGTATAATTGAAGCAATGCATGGAACAATCTCATTCGAGAGTAGCGTTGATGAGGGCACGAAAGTAACAATTAAACTACCAAAAGTTGAAAATAAAGTGAATGATTAA
- a CDS encoding methyltransferase domain-containing protein, which yields MTIDFHDAQNKMTYTSREADPSWLELMKDNIDLNGKNVVDLGCGGGIYSIALAKLNVNQVTAVDFSEEMLKGAVENCKDYNNIMFSKGDAYDTKLPSSSYDVILERALVHHLDSLTKCFSEANRLLKKNGILIVQDRTPDDCLLPGGENHLRGYFFDQYPKLKTKEIVRRYDSKEMQSALGSAGFHLKKEIKLWETRRIYNDLDSLKTDLLLRTGRSILHELTDDELTNLVKFIEKKLKHQAPIIEKDRWTIWIAKKVIE from the coding sequence ATGACAATTGACTTCCATGATGCACAAAATAAAATGACTTATACATCTCGAGAGGCTGACCCTTCATGGCTCGAGCTAATGAAGGATAATATTGACTTAAATGGAAAAAACGTGGTCGATCTAGGCTGCGGCGGCGGTATTTATTCAATTGCCCTCGCTAAGTTAAATGTTAACCAAGTTACAGCCGTAGATTTTTCAGAGGAAATGCTTAAAGGAGCTGTTGAAAATTGTAAAGACTATAATAACATAATGTTTAGTAAAGGTGACGCATATGATACTAAACTCCCATCCTCTAGTTATGATGTAATTTTAGAAAGAGCTCTAGTACATCACTTAGATTCTTTAACTAAATGTTTTAGTGAAGCAAATCGTTTACTAAAAAAGAATGGCATCCTCATCGTACAAGACCGAACGCCAGATGATTGTTTATTACCAGGAGGCGAGAACCATTTACGAGGCTATTTTTTCGACCAATATCCTAAACTAAAAACAAAAGAAATTGTTAGAAGATATGATTCCAAAGAAATGCAATCGGCATTAGGGTCTGCTGGTTTTCATCTAAAAAAAGAAATAAAACTTTGGGAAACTAGACGTATTTATAATGATCTAGATTCACTTAAAACGGATTTATTACTTAGAACAGGTCGTTCAATTCTACATGAACTTACTGATGATGAACTAACTAATTTAGTAAAATTTATAGAAAAAAAACTTAAACATCAAGCACCAATCATTGAGAAAGACCGTTGGACGATTTGGATTGCTAAAAAAGTAATAGAGTGA
- a CDS encoding diphthine--ammonia ligase — translation MNNRKVAVSWSGGKDCCLALDQLIKDGYEVACLVSMVSKKDDRNHAHGTQLNFLQMQADAIGIPLVMIDSAGQYEESMINGLKAIKEQFNLSSIAFGTLYVSEDRQWNELVASQAGLQAFFPVWITKNESINLLNKWLMTGYNAIVCRASERIFDSSIVGRTLNVDLKEIFTSKEICPMGEGGEYHTFVIDGPLFKERLNIKDAEIILNSGLWSLNIKELHMVIK, via the coding sequence GTGAATAATCGTAAAGTAGCAGTTTCCTGGAGCGGTGGGAAGGATTGTTGTTTAGCTCTAGATCAACTGATTAAAGATGGATATGAAGTGGCATGTTTAGTATCGATGGTTTCGAAAAAAGATGATAGAAACCATGCACATGGGACACAACTTAATTTTTTGCAAATGCAAGCAGATGCAATTGGTATTCCCCTTGTTATGATAGATTCGGCAGGTCAATATGAGGAGTCAATGATTAACGGGCTAAAAGCGATAAAAGAACAATTCAATCTTTCTAGTATTGCATTTGGTACATTATATGTAAGTGAAGATCGACAATGGAATGAGCTAGTTGCATCCCAAGCTGGACTTCAAGCATTTTTCCCTGTGTGGATTACTAAAAATGAGTCTATTAATTTACTAAATAAATGGCTAATGACTGGATATAATGCAATTGTTTGTAGAGCAAGTGAGAGAATTTTTGATTCGTCTATAGTAGGTAGGACTTTAAATGTAGACTTAAAAGAAATTTTTACTAGTAAAGAAATCTGTCCAATGGGTGAGGGAGGAGAGTACCATACATTCGTCATTGACGGACCACTTTTTAAAGAACGCCTAAATATAAAAGACGCGGAAATCATCTTAAATAGTGGGTTATGGTCTTTAAATATTAAGGAATTACATATGGTCATTAAATAG
- a CDS encoding NAD(P)-dependent oxidoreductase has product MKVFISGATGFLGKHTTKRLSEMGYSVIAYGRNEEAAKFFVNMSNVTFIKGDLNNSVLLNENINNVDYVIHCAALAAPFGDYSEFEKTNVEGTKNIVNAALLANLKKFVNISTPSVYFTNESRKNVKESDPLPMKHSNYYAKTKHLADLIIEDAIEKGLPAISLRPRQIFGPFDHTIFGRFIQINEDGGIPLVHSGQVLMDFTYIDNVVDMIIACMKADHALNGEYYNITNDQPIYLIDVLKQLFLALNKELNTKNISPKLLSFIATSSELIAKFTKKPPKVSNHIANFLTYDYTLNIEKIKSDLNYEPKVSINEGIKRYADWYLTSNELK; this is encoded by the coding sequence ATGAAGGTTTTCATAAGCGGTGCCACTGGTTTTTTAGGGAAACACACTACTAAAAGATTAAGCGAGATGGGGTATTCTGTAATAGCCTATGGAAGGAACGAAGAAGCGGCTAAATTTTTCGTAAATATGAGTAATGTTACGTTTATTAAAGGTGATTTAAACAACTCCGTCTTGTTAAACGAGAATATAAATAATGTAGATTATGTAATTCATTGCGCAGCTCTTGCGGCACCTTTTGGAGATTATTCTGAATTCGAAAAAACGAATGTTGAAGGAACAAAGAATATTGTGAATGCTGCACTTTTGGCAAACTTAAAAAAGTTTGTTAATATTTCTACTCCAAGTGTTTATTTCACAAATGAAAGTCGTAAAAACGTTAAAGAAAGCGATCCACTCCCGATGAAGCACTCTAATTATTACGCTAAAACGAAACATTTAGCTGATTTAATTATTGAAGATGCGATTGAAAAAGGACTACCAGCTATTTCACTAAGACCTAGACAAATTTTTGGTCCTTTTGACCATACAATATTTGGAAGATTTATACAGATAAATGAAGATGGCGGAATTCCTTTAGTTCATAGTGGACAAGTTCTAATGGATTTCACGTATATTGATAATGTTGTCGATATGATTATTGCTTGTATGAAAGCTGATCATGCTCTTAATGGCGAATACTACAATATCACAAATGATCAACCTATTTACTTAATAGATGTCCTAAAGCAACTATTCTTAGCTTTAAATAAAGAATTAAATACAAAAAATATCTCTCCAAAACTACTCTCATTCATTGCAACAAGCTCTGAACTGATAGCAAAGTTTACTAAAAAACCACCAAAAGTTTCAAATCATATTGCGAATTTCTTAACCTATGACTATACACTTAATATTGAAAAAATCAAAAGCGACTTAAATTACGAACCAAAAGTTTCAATAAATGAGGGTATTAAACGATATGCTGATTGGTACTTAACTTCAAACGAGTTAAAATAA